From Desulfuromonas soudanensis, the proteins below share one genomic window:
- a CDS encoding NUDIX domain-containing protein, whose protein sequence is MLTHENVKILSRKLVTTGFLKIFKIELTHSLFAGGESSMVRRELMERGQAVAVVLFDELRKKVVLVEQFRIGALEDPLSPWLLEFPAGVVKEGEKDEEVALRECEEEIGRKPTALYRITNCYLSPGGSSERITIFYGLIDSHGLDNTIKGLECEHEDIRVRVLDVDEAVKMTQDGRIRNASTTLGLFWLANKLGLTSEVFVP, encoded by the coding sequence ATGCTGACACACGAAAACGTCAAGATCCTTTCCCGAAAACTTGTAACCACCGGCTTCTTGAAGATCTTCAAAATCGAACTGACCCACAGTCTCTTTGCCGGGGGTGAATCGTCGATGGTTCGCCGGGAGCTGATGGAGCGCGGTCAGGCCGTCGCCGTCGTCCTCTTCGATGAACTTCGCAAAAAAGTGGTCCTGGTGGAGCAATTTCGGATTGGCGCCCTGGAAGACCCTCTATCTCCCTGGCTGCTGGAGTTTCCCGCCGGGGTCGTCAAGGAAGGCGAAAAGGATGAGGAAGTGGCATTGAGGGAATGCGAAGAAGAGATCGGTCGCAAACCGACGGCACTCTATAGAATCACCAACTGCTACTTGTCTCCAGGTGGGAGTAGTGAGCGCATCACCATTTTCTATGGCCTGATCGATTCGCATGGCCTCGATAACACGATCAAGGGGCTTGAATGTGAGCACGAGGACATTCGCGTTCGCGTCCTTGACGTCGATGAGGCGGTAAAAATGACCCAAGACGGACGCATTCGCAACGCTTCTACAACGTTGGGACTTTTCTGGTTGGCCAACAAGTTGGGCCTGACATCTGAGGTGTTCGTGCCTTAA
- a CDS encoding DUF4261 domain-containing protein, which yields MSSDNPFDQYRGVVVLIGGEEHYYSCGMHHFNLPDCQISRQIPISDAADTMNRFNYYQIVENPTLASGHTFSLTEDTPLYRLTLIPDDRHEDDKLFRNSNGIWDMEKVVPTH from the coding sequence ATGTCTTCAGATAATCCCTTTGATCAATACCGTGGTGTTGTGGTCTTGATCGGCGGCGAAGAACACTATTACTCCTGTGGGATGCACCATTTCAATCTTCCGGATTGTCAGATATCGCGACAAATCCCGATATCTGATGCGGCCGACACGATGAATCGATTTAACTATTATCAGATTGTCGAAAACCCCACTTTGGCATCCGGCCACACGTTCAGCTTGACCGAAGATACTCCCTTGTATCGACTCACACTGATCCCCGATGACAGACACGAAGACGATAAATTGTTTAGAAATTCGAACGGTATTTGGGACATGGAGAAAGTCGTACCAACGCATTGA
- a CDS encoding protein kinase domain-containing protein, which translates to MAIWLQSNPVKKVNLNHNDFAAEGGEGQVYLLNDHAIKIYKDPSKCLLKGKLDELATLDHPQIIRPLFLAADDKGKEIGYAMKRLNETISLCKLFTNDFRDRVGFNAQNAADLVKEIENVLKHIHKPGCLMVDVNDMNIMVDEQQLRIPYFIDVDSYQTRSYPAAAIMPAVKDYQSQALSTLTDWYSFSILAFQLFVGIHPFKGTHAQYKRGDLEGRMKDSISVFNKDVTLPRTAREMSLIPSEYRKWFEALYVNGLRIEPPGVAGPINLTKPVVSIASGTALELILESEQIITIIGLLGDNLITTAGVFDLKGRVVIAGDVQDAYIVSPVTGEIVNVTIKNRLLQLKTNHAQLPIVLAAQDVLVAGNNLFVRNQGQLTAVSLNHVAGKILPAAGRSWSVMPYATRIFDQVGFQNALGSTWIILPGSNPTPTCQILHVPELDGMRIQEARHDKGVVMALTGDSGKYDLHILRVDEKNGTYQIETEQDVDYHSPSFTVLDNGVVAHLRYDGKLGLFHRLKGAAAQQVFDDPRLTGNMRIANNGNRAFIIDNTKLYRLKTTGH; encoded by the coding sequence ATGGCGATCTGGCTGCAATCAAATCCGGTTAAAAAGGTCAACTTAAACCATAACGACTTTGCCGCCGAAGGTGGCGAAGGCCAAGTCTATCTGCTCAATGACCATGCAATCAAAATATACAAAGATCCATCCAAGTGCCTTCTGAAAGGGAAACTAGACGAACTCGCAACTCTCGACCACCCGCAGATTATTCGCCCTCTTTTTCTGGCTGCCGACGACAAGGGCAAGGAGATTGGATATGCGATGAAGCGGCTGAACGAAACCATTAGCTTGTGCAAGCTCTTTACGAACGACTTTAGGGACAGGGTAGGCTTCAATGCCCAGAATGCGGCCGATCTCGTTAAAGAGATCGAAAACGTCCTCAAGCACATTCATAAACCCGGATGCCTGATGGTGGATGTAAACGACATGAACATCATGGTGGACGAGCAACAACTGCGGATACCGTACTTCATTGATGTCGATTCATATCAGACCCGAAGCTACCCTGCGGCGGCCATCATGCCAGCAGTCAAGGATTATCAGAGCCAAGCGCTGTCGACTCTGACCGATTGGTACAGCTTTTCAATCCTTGCCTTTCAGCTTTTTGTCGGCATTCACCCCTTTAAGGGGACGCATGCTCAGTATAAACGCGGGGATCTAGAAGGCCGCATGAAGGACAGCATTTCCGTCTTCAACAAAGACGTGACCCTGCCACGTACTGCGCGAGAAATGAGCCTCATCCCTTCAGAGTACAGAAAATGGTTTGAAGCCCTCTACGTGAACGGCCTTCGAATCGAGCCACCGGGTGTTGCTGGTCCTATCAATCTAACCAAACCAGTCGTTTCCATCGCGTCCGGAACCGCCCTGGAACTCATTCTTGAGAGCGAACAGATCATAACGATCATTGGACTGCTAGGTGACAACCTGATAACGACGGCAGGAGTTTTTGACCTGAAGGGAAGGGTAGTGATCGCAGGAGATGTGCAAGACGCCTACATCGTGTCGCCGGTCACGGGAGAAATTGTCAACGTCACGATCAAAAACAGGCTGCTCCAACTTAAAACCAACCACGCTCAGCTACCCATTGTGCTGGCGGCACAGGATGTCCTGGTTGCAGGCAACAACTTGTTCGTTCGTAACCAGGGACAACTGACAGCGGTCTCCCTCAATCACGTCGCCGGAAAGATCCTCCCTGCTGCGGGAAGATCCTGGTCGGTCATGCCGTACGCTACGCGAATTTTCGACCAGGTTGGATTCCAAAACGCGCTCGGTTCGACGTGGATCATTCTTCCGGGAAGTAACCCGACGCCGACCTGTCAGATCCTTCACGTTCCTGAACTTGACGGTATGAGAATTCAGGAAGCCAGACACGACAAGGGGGTTGTGATGGCCTTGACTGGAGACTCAGGTAAATACGACCTGCACATTCTGCGCGTTGACGAGAAAAATGGGACCTATCAGATCGAGACAGAGCAGGACGTCGATTATCACAGCCCCAGTTTCACTGTCCTCGATAACGGTGTTGTCGCCCACCTGAGATACGACGGGAAACTGGGCCTCTTCCATCGGCTAAAAGGAGCTGCCGCTCAACAGGTTTTCGATGATCCAAGATTGACCGGTAACATGCGCATCGCAAACAATGGCAACCGGGCTTTCATTATCGACAACACCAAGCTGTATCGTCTCAAAACAACCGGACACTAG
- a CDS encoding protein phosphatase 2C domain-containing protein, producing MNRYAFDTFYMQGSTHLVCQDYALGGIADGYPYAIVTDGCSGSRDTDTGARILARCAASLVALLDNKDPDMAAKNFGNLTIRLSREFLLPGLDKSALDATLIVCVALADRFRVLAFGDGVIFASAKQLNAIIEFTHSAPFYLNYLEDEERLLAYRKIGPRVRVNDGEFKNPEDRPLLFDFPYAETDRVGIGSDGWLTFTNEHGSVVPVTDLENELLAFKTTAGAFVQRRVRNGLVKKLQKNGFSAADDISFAALVKE from the coding sequence ATGAACCGTTATGCCTTCGACACCTTTTATATGCAGGGGAGCACGCACTTGGTCTGTCAAGACTATGCTCTGGGGGGCATCGCGGACGGTTATCCCTATGCAATCGTTACCGACGGTTGCTCCGGTTCCAGGGACACCGATACCGGAGCCAGAATCCTGGCGAGATGTGCTGCATCGCTTGTCGCTTTGCTCGACAACAAGGACCCTGACATGGCGGCCAAGAATTTTGGCAATTTGACGATACGCCTCTCCCGAGAATTTCTCCTTCCTGGACTCGATAAATCTGCTCTTGATGCGACCTTAATCGTTTGTGTCGCGCTAGCGGACCGGTTTCGCGTCCTCGCCTTCGGTGACGGTGTCATCTTCGCATCCGCCAAGCAGCTTAACGCCATCATCGAATTTACCCACTCCGCCCCGTTTTACCTTAACTACCTGGAAGACGAAGAACGGCTTTTGGCTTATCGGAAAATCGGACCAAGAGTAAGGGTCAACGACGGTGAGTTCAAGAACCCTGAAGATAGGCCGCTACTTTTCGACTTCCCCTACGCCGAAACCGATCGGGTTGGGATCGGCAGCGATGGATGGCTGACATTTACGAATGAACACGGAAGCGTCGTTCCGGTTACCGATCTTGAAAATGAGTTACTTGCCTTCAAAACGACTGCCGGTGCGTTTGTCCAACGCAGGGTTCGCAATGGCCTGGTTAAAAAACTTCAAAAAAATGGATTCTCTGCCGCAGACGATATCTCCTTCGCGGCATTGGTCAAGGAGTGA
- a CDS encoding NAD+ synthase, whose amino-acid sequence MLIAIAQLNYTIGDIQGNATKILQVIGDQKNKVDLIVFTELALTGYYPQDLIFSNPVWQAEEAALAEICKATENSRAAVVIGCVTKNPFAGKPFQNSIKVFTSGAESFCYSKKLLPTYNIFEEARHFSPGQQQGVWLFKGYKLGFLICEDGWGQAEHNLYASHPVNELKGQGLDLIISVNASPSNLGKQKQRRQVFKDVALTCNAPVIYSNQVGGNDEIVFDGASFAVNKYGEMVGMMASFEEAIGILEYDKEEGAAPRKGQFTKAEGFGHSEISIEPRLMVNQAMLGLRDYVDKLGFPGVVVGSSGGIDSAVTLALAAGALGPERVKAITMPSKYSSAGSVDDSVKLCQNLGIELFTRPIKDDFDVAVREFEVAFGEVPSGLTQENIQARVRGRVLMEYSNHTGYLVLSTGNKSEMAVGYATLYGDMNGGLNLLGDMYKCDVYAVARWFNNAYPEMQIPIEIIDKAPSAELAPGQADTDSLPPYEILDAILRIYIESDLLSEEERNLYLETLKATSDATIKRVCRMIDRAEFKRRQAPPIIRMQRRSFGIGRHLPIVAKYPDINKLSDLSLMLR is encoded by the coding sequence ATGCTTATAGCTATCGCCCAGCTCAATTATACGATCGGCGACATTCAGGGGAATGCCACGAAGATTCTTCAGGTCATCGGCGACCAGAAAAACAAGGTCGATCTGATTGTCTTTACCGAACTGGCCTTGACCGGTTACTACCCCCAGGATTTGATCTTCTCGAATCCGGTGTGGCAAGCTGAAGAAGCCGCACTGGCAGAAATCTGCAAGGCGACTGAAAATTCGCGCGCTGCTGTCGTCATCGGTTGTGTGACGAAGAATCCCTTTGCTGGCAAACCGTTCCAAAACAGCATCAAGGTTTTCACCAGCGGGGCCGAGTCTTTTTGCTACTCGAAAAAATTGTTGCCCACCTACAATATTTTCGAAGAGGCACGGCATTTTTCTCCTGGTCAACAGCAAGGCGTCTGGCTTTTCAAAGGCTACAAACTGGGATTTTTGATTTGCGAAGATGGCTGGGGGCAGGCTGAACATAACCTTTATGCATCGCACCCCGTCAATGAACTCAAGGGGCAAGGCCTGGACCTGATCATCAGTGTCAACGCCTCCCCAAGCAACCTCGGCAAACAAAAGCAACGGCGCCAGGTGTTCAAAGACGTCGCTCTCACATGCAATGCGCCCGTTATCTACTCCAATCAGGTTGGTGGCAACGATGAGATCGTTTTCGATGGGGCCTCATTTGCCGTCAATAAATACGGTGAGATGGTTGGCATGATGGCCTCCTTTGAGGAAGCGATCGGCATCCTTGAGTACGACAAAGAGGAAGGGGCGGCGCCTCGTAAAGGTCAATTCACCAAAGCGGAAGGTTTCGGGCATTCCGAGATATCGATTGAGCCCAGGCTCATGGTCAATCAGGCCATGCTTGGCCTGCGGGATTACGTCGACAAGCTCGGTTTTCCCGGTGTTGTGGTGGGATCTTCTGGTGGGATTGACTCTGCCGTCACCCTGGCTTTGGCTGCCGGAGCCCTTGGCCCGGAGCGGGTCAAGGCCATTACCATGCCGTCGAAATATTCGAGCGCAGGCAGTGTCGACGATAGCGTGAAACTTTGCCAGAATCTTGGCATCGAGCTATTTACGCGACCGATCAAGGACGATTTTGATGTTGCCGTCCGCGAGTTTGAGGTAGCGTTCGGAGAAGTCCCGAGTGGTCTCACCCAAGAGAACATCCAGGCCCGGGTCCGTGGGCGAGTCCTCATGGAGTATTCGAACCACACTGGCTATCTTGTCCTCAGTACGGGCAACAAATCCGAGATGGCCGTAGGGTATGCAACCCTGTACGGCGATATGAATGGCGGCCTGAACCTCCTTGGTGATATGTACAAATGCGATGTTTATGCGGTGGCGCGCTGGTTCAACAATGCTTATCCCGAGATGCAGATTCCTATCGAGATCATCGATAAAGCACCGAGCGCAGAGTTGGCCCCCGGGCAGGCCGATACGGACTCGCTGCCCCCATATGAAATCCTTGATGCAATCCTGCGGATTTATATAGAATCTGACCTGCTGTCTGAGGAGGAACGCAATCTTTACCTCGAAACGCTAAAGGCCACATCCGACGCAACGATCAAACGAGTCTGCCGCATGATCGATCGCGCTGAATTTAAACGTCGCCAGGCCCCGCCCATTATCCGCATGCAGCGGCGATCTTTCGGCATCGGGCGTCATCTCCCGATCGTAGCCAAATATCCTGACATTAATAAACTCAGCGACCTTTCGCTGATGCTGAGGTAA
- a CDS encoding type II toxin-antitoxin system HipA family toxin, with product MGRKRQGAELFVFMNGEKIGLLSRVSSGKLEFRYEAGWLRSKSGRPLSLSMPMAEQIYSGDIVENYFDNLLPDSQPIRNRIQKRFGARSNRGFDLLWHIGRDCVGAIQLSPEDILVDVQKIESEPLSDADIAETLQGYRTMPLGMREDREFRISLAGAQEKTAFLRRNDKWHRPLGTTPTSHIFKLPIGRIEHSNLDLSDSVENEWLCHAVLKAYGLPVAHTEMMSFEGVKALVVERFDRRWSEDGTWLIRLPQEDMCQALGISPSLKYESDGGPGIEQIMELLLGSSNGLADRKTFMTQVFLFWVMGAIDGHAKNFSIFLRPGGAFQLTPAYDVISVYPLVGKGQYEQRKVSMAMSLKGRQHHHLWEQMFHRHWISTAKRCNFPEDEMAQIIERVLADLDRVIAQVEGELPKQFPDDVATPIFEGMKRARERIRE from the coding sequence ATGGGCCGCAAACGTCAAGGAGCAGAACTTTTTGTCTTCATGAACGGCGAAAAAATTGGCCTCCTCTCCCGCGTATCCAGCGGGAAGCTGGAATTCCGCTATGAAGCCGGTTGGCTGAGGAGCAAATCAGGCCGGCCCCTGTCACTTTCGATGCCCATGGCGGAACAAATCTATTCTGGCGATATCGTCGAGAACTATTTTGACAATCTTCTTCCTGACAGCCAGCCGATCAGGAACCGCATTCAGAAAAGGTTTGGCGCCCGCTCCAACAGAGGATTTGATTTATTGTGGCACATCGGCAGAGACTGCGTCGGGGCAATACAGCTTTCCCCTGAAGACATCCTGGTCGATGTGCAAAAGATCGAATCCGAACCGTTGAGTGATGCGGACATTGCCGAAACACTCCAAGGCTACAGAACCATGCCCCTTGGCATGCGGGAGGACAGGGAATTCCGCATTTCGCTGGCCGGGGCACAGGAGAAAACGGCTTTCCTGAGGCGCAATGATAAATGGCATCGCCCTTTGGGAACCACCCCGACGAGCCACATTTTCAAGCTTCCGATTGGACGAATCGAACACAGCAACCTGGACCTGAGCGATAGCGTCGAGAATGAATGGCTTTGCCATGCCGTTCTCAAAGCCTATGGCCTTCCTGTTGCACACACGGAGATGATGTCGTTTGAAGGGGTAAAGGCCTTGGTCGTTGAGCGATTCGATCGCCGCTGGTCCGAGGACGGAACTTGGCTGATACGCCTCCCGCAAGAGGATATGTGCCAGGCTCTGGGCATTTCTCCCTCGCTGAAATATGAATCCGACGGCGGCCCCGGCATTGAGCAGATCATGGAGTTGTTGCTTGGATCAAGTAACGGCCTTGCCGATCGCAAAACCTTCATGACCCAGGTCTTTCTGTTTTGGGTCATGGGGGCAATTGACGGACATGCCAAGAATTTCAGCATATTCCTGCGTCCGGGAGGAGCATTTCAACTCACGCCTGCCTATGATGTGATCTCCGTCTATCCTCTGGTCGGCAAAGGGCAATATGAGCAGAGAAAAGTGTCCATGGCGATGTCCTTAAAGGGGAGACAGCACCATCACCTCTGGGAGCAGATGTTTCATCGCCACTGGATATCGACCGCCAAACGATGCAACTTTCCGGAAGACGAGATGGCTCAGATCATCGAAAGAGTCCTGGCAGACCTGGATCGGGTCATCGCCCAAGTCGAGGGGGAATTACCCAAACAGTTCCCGGACGATGTTGCAACCCCGATTTTTGAAGGGATGAAACGAGCGAGAGAGCGTATCCGGGAATAA
- a CDS encoding NrtR DNA-binding winged helix domain-containing protein: MGKLPASEAEFLASYDPKKFDAPLATVDVTIFTVINGSLNVLLVRRNEFPYMDKWSLPGGFIDLVGDNDLNATAMRKLKDKTGVDAPYLEQVGTVGSKGRDPRGWSLTVLYFALMSSEKVRLRAGSGASEVAWRPVQNGQVEEVLAFDHEELLKKALERLQNKARYTMLPGYVLPEEFTLTELINIYRVLLEEDIDNPMMRRRLLRTNLLEETGGFREGDTRPAKLYRFAREAAQHVFERNLEGGR; this comes from the coding sequence ATGGGAAAATTGCCAGCTTCAGAAGCTGAATTTCTTGCTTCCTATGATCCGAAAAAGTTCGATGCGCCGCTTGCAACGGTGGATGTCACCATTTTTACCGTCATAAACGGCAGCCTTAATGTCTTGTTAGTCCGCCGCAATGAATTCCCGTATATGGATAAATGGTCGCTCCCTGGCGGTTTTATCGATCTGGTTGGAGACAACGACCTGAACGCGACAGCCATGCGTAAGCTCAAGGACAAAACGGGTGTCGATGCTCCTTATCTTGAGCAGGTTGGTACGGTCGGAAGCAAAGGACGTGATCCGCGCGGTTGGTCTTTGACAGTGCTTTATTTTGCACTCATGTCATCGGAGAAGGTCAGGCTGAGGGCAGGCTCCGGTGCATCCGAGGTGGCCTGGCGCCCAGTGCAAAACGGTCAGGTTGAAGAAGTTCTGGCGTTTGATCACGAAGAGCTTCTTAAAAAAGCCTTGGAACGTCTTCAAAACAAGGCTCGCTATACAATGCTGCCGGGCTACGTTCTGCCCGAGGAATTTACGCTGACCGAATTGATCAATATCTATCGAGTGCTACTCGAAGAGGATATTGACAACCCGATGATGCGGCGGCGGCTTCTCAGAACAAATCTACTTGAAGAAACGGGAGGCTTTCGCGAAGGAGACACTCGCCCAGCAAAGCTTTATCGATTTGCTCGCGAGGCTGCCCAACATGTTTTTGAGAGGAATCTGGAAGGTGGGAGATAG
- a CDS encoding helix-turn-helix domain-containing protein: MGTKATSPTSLGLIVRDARKKKGLSQTAAGKSVGIDQPTLSKIERGESNARIDTLFRLLAALDMEIILRPRNKASDQHEGDNW, encoded by the coding sequence ATGGGGACAAAAGCCACATCACCGACAAGTCTTGGGCTCATTGTTCGGGATGCGCGAAAAAAGAAGGGATTAAGCCAGACTGCGGCCGGAAAGTCGGTGGGTATTGACCAACCGACCTTGTCAAAGATTGAGCGTGGGGAATCCAACGCCCGCATAGACACGCTATTTCGCCTTCTCGCAGCTCTGGACATGGAAATCATCCTGAGGCCCCGCAATAAAGCATCTGACCAGCATGAAGGAGATAACTGGTAA
- a CDS encoding VWA domain-containing protein, giving the protein MGKLMNKMDNMPIPGSSFQYSAVRIEDLGATEYTLVTVAVDQSSSVSSFRSELIATLKEIVRACQRSPRKENLMIRVIGFNDNCTEVHGFKLLGMLSGDEYQKLSPQGMTALFDATYDAVAATAGYAKSLVQQDFNTNGIVFVITDGCDNRSKATPYKIAEAKKKSLLNEEIESLLTILIGVNIKDRAVHDELVRFEAEGEFDQFVELKDATADTLAKVGGFVSRSISSQSQALGTGGPSQPLTLH; this is encoded by the coding sequence ATGGGCAAACTGATGAACAAAATGGATAATATGCCGATACCGGGAAGTTCCTTTCAATACTCGGCGGTGCGCATCGAAGACCTCGGGGCGACTGAGTACACTTTGGTCACTGTGGCCGTAGACCAGTCGAGCAGTGTTTCAAGTTTCAGGTCCGAGTTGATTGCCACCCTCAAGGAAATTGTGCGTGCCTGCCAGCGCAGCCCAAGAAAAGAAAATCTCATGATTCGCGTCATTGGTTTCAACGATAACTGCACGGAGGTCCATGGTTTCAAACTGCTCGGCATGCTCAGCGGTGACGAATACCAAAAGCTTTCTCCGCAAGGCATGACCGCCCTCTTTGACGCGACTTACGACGCTGTTGCTGCTACCGCCGGGTACGCAAAGAGCCTGGTGCAGCAAGATTTCAACACCAACGGGATCGTCTTTGTCATCACTGATGGTTGTGACAACAGATCAAAGGCAACTCCGTACAAAATAGCCGAGGCAAAGAAGAAATCGTTACTCAACGAAGAAATAGAATCGCTTCTGACGATCTTAATCGGTGTTAACATCAAGGATAGGGCTGTCCACGATGAACTTGTGCGATTTGAAGCCGAGGGCGAGTTCGACCAGTTCGTTGAACTCAAAGATGCTACCGCCGATACCCTTGCCAAAGTAGGTGGATTTGTCAGTCGCTCAATATCCAGCCAAAGCCAGGCGCTCGGAACAGGCGGTCCAAGTCAACCCCTCACCCTCCATTGA
- a CDS encoding IS1380 family transposase has protein sequence MKRFIIEKSEDEFYTSHSGAALIGLCLNRYTPLTKLLYGVSKLKKGAIAHADVVRGYIGLLCLGKSDFAAIEGFRQDRFFRDALGLAEVPSEPTLRQRMKEHAQAFRTIVNYSVTEFLQNSGALFSALATGHVPLDIDVFTMDNSGTKKQGVSRTYMGFDGFAPIAAYLALEGWLLEIEHREGSQHSQKNFIPFLARVLHKALKLTAEPLLVRIDSAHDAWETRIELAGHERVDYILKWNPRGQGKTLWHRRAFAEGRISEPRPGKRVALLSVRDTHQWTDEVGTKRELTCRRVVRVIERTIDKKGQLLLEPDIEMEGWWTSLKLPAEKIITLYEDHGTSEQFHSELKTDMDLERLPAENFEVNSLVMACAALAYNILRFIGQLGLLGDKTPVRHSAKRRRLKTVIQELMYLAARLIATGHRLYLRFSRHSGLSFAAFDRVYRRLAYG, from the coding sequence ATGAAGCGTTTCATCATCGAGAAATCCGAGGACGAGTTCTACACCTCCCACTCTGGCGCCGCTCTGATCGGGCTGTGTCTGAACCGCTACACCCCTTTGACCAAGCTATTATACGGGGTGTCCAAACTGAAAAAGGGAGCCATCGCCCACGCCGATGTGGTGCGCGGCTACATCGGGCTGCTCTGTCTCGGCAAGAGCGACTTCGCGGCCATCGAAGGCTTCCGCCAGGATCGTTTCTTCCGCGACGCTCTGGGCCTTGCGGAGGTCCCTTCCGAACCGACCCTGCGCCAGCGCATGAAGGAGCACGCCCAGGCGTTTCGGACCATCGTCAACTACAGCGTCACCGAGTTTCTGCAGAACTCCGGAGCGCTGTTCTCGGCCCTGGCTACCGGTCACGTGCCGCTGGACATCGACGTGTTCACGATGGACAACTCCGGGACCAAGAAGCAGGGCGTCTCGCGCACCTACATGGGCTTCGACGGCTTTGCCCCGATCGCCGCCTATCTGGCCCTGGAGGGGTGGCTGCTGGAGATCGAGCACCGCGAGGGCTCCCAGCACAGCCAGAAGAACTTTATCCCCTTTCTCGCCCGGGTGCTGCACAAGGCCCTGAAGCTGACGGCCGAACCACTTCTGGTGCGGATCGACTCGGCCCACGATGCCTGGGAGACCCGAATCGAACTGGCCGGCCACGAGCGGGTCGACTACATCCTCAAATGGAATCCCCGGGGGCAAGGCAAGACGCTCTGGCATCGGCGGGCCTTTGCCGAAGGCCGCATCAGCGAGCCGCGCCCGGGTAAACGGGTGGCGCTGCTGAGCGTCCGGGACACCCATCAGTGGACCGACGAGGTCGGCACGAAACGGGAGCTCACCTGCCGCCGGGTCGTGCGCGTCATCGAGCGCACTATCGACAAGAAGGGGCAGCTGCTGCTGGAGCCCGACATCGAGATGGAAGGCTGGTGGACCTCCCTGAAGCTGCCGGCCGAGAAGATCATCACCCTCTACGAGGATCACGGCACCAGCGAACAGTTTCACAGCGAACTCAAGACCGACATGGATTTGGAGCGGCTCCCCGCAGAAAATTTCGAGGTGAACAGCTTGGTCATGGCCTGCGCCGCGCTCGCCTACAACATCCTGCGCTTCATCGGCCAGCTCGGCCTGCTGGGCGACAAAACCCCGGTGCGACACAGCGCCAAACGACGGCGACTCAAGACCGTCATCCAGGAGCTGATGTACCTGGCTGCGCGCCTGATCGCCACGGGTCACCGGCTGTACCTGCGCTTCAGCCGCCACAGCGGGCTCTCTTTCGCGGCGTTCGACCGGGTCTATCGGCGCCTGGCCTACGGTTAG